The genomic window AGAGTCAGGAGCGGCAATATCCACCAGAAGAATATGAATGGCTGCGGATGCTGATATTTGTTCGACGAAAAGCGTTGAAAATGATGTTGTATTATGAACTCGTTGAAGAATTCATAGCCGTGGCGATAGAACATCGGACCGTACCAAACCGCGGCGGCACACAGGGCCAGCAGAGTGCCCCATATCGTGCTGAACCAAGCATTGCGCGAAGGCATTCGGCGTATCGCAATGTGATACGCAGCCACGATAGCACCGGGGAATACTGCTCCTATCAGCCCTTTTGCAAGCAAGCCGACGCCGACAAAGAAGTAGAACGCGGCAAGAAATCCGACACGTTCAACACCGTCCTTCCTGCTTGAGGTCTCGTAAATATAATAGGCCGCGAGCGCGGCAGTGATCGGAAATGTAACTATTATGTCGAAGCTCGCACCGTGCGAGAACGCTACGATCCCGATCGTCGATGCTCCCAGCAATGCAAACCATTTCGCCGCCCCGCTGCCCGCCGTTTTTCCGACGAAATACAGGCACGCAACGGTCGCAACACCAAAGATCGCGGGCCCGAGCCGCGCTGCCCATTCGCTGACGCCGAAGAATGTGTATGAGAGAAATTCGAGCCAGTAGAGAAGTATCGGCTTCTCAAACCAATTGAAGCCTCCGAGCGTTGGTGTGATCACGTCGCCGCGCTCGAACATTTCTCGCGCTACCTGTGCATAACGCGGCTCGTCAGGCCCAAGGAACGGAAGCCCGAGGCCCAGGAAGTACGCGGCAACGCCGGCCAATGAAACCGCTATCCACGCAAGCCGAGGCACGGCGTTATCTGAGGCAGCGGCGGGCTTTGTAATTTCGGCCATCTTCAAACAGAATGTAAAGTATTGCTGAAAAGCACTTCCCAATCAAACTATGCCCGAAAATGACAAACTTCGACTCGCCGCGATCGGCACCGGCAGCCTCGGACGCCATCATGCGCGAAATTACGCCGAGCTTGCCGCTGAGAACGAGATCGAATTTATCGGCATCTGCGATACTGCCCCCGCAACTGCGCGTGTGATAAGCGAAAAGTACGGCTGCGTGTCTTTTGCTGACCCGAGGCAACTCTTTGACAAAGTTGATGCCGTTTCGATCGCCACACCGACCGAGACACATTGCGATATAGCCTGCTCATTTCTCGAACGCGGTATTCATGTACTTGTCGAAAAGCCGATGGCGATAACGACAGATGAAGCCGATAAAATGACGGCAGCGGCCGCGACAGGTTCGGCAAAGCTGATGATCGGGCATCTTGAGCGGTACAACCCGGCAATGGTCGCCCTTAAGCCTCACATAACGACACCGCTTTACTTCGAGATCCATCGTGTTTCGCCGTTCCCGGATCGGTCGCTTGATGTCGATGTGGTGCTGGACGTCATGATCCACGACCTTGACGCCGTTCAGTGGATGGTCGGCGAGGATGTCGGCGTCAGCGCCATAAGCGCGGTCGGGATTCCCGTGATCTCGGATAAGGTGGACGCCGCCAACGCACGGATCGAGTTTGCTAACGGAGCGGTTGCGAACATCACATCATCGCGGGTAGGGCATGAGAAGGTTCGTAAGACGCGGTTCTTTCAAAAGGGTTCGTATGTAGTGCTCGATTACGCCGCGAAATACGCGGCGATAACCACACTTGATTCGGACGATCCGCATTCATTTGCAGGCATCTCTATACAGAAACTCGATATCGCCGATACTGAGCCGCTCCGCGCCGAGATCAATGATTTCCTCGCTTGTATCCGCAATGACACAGCACCGCCGATCTCGGGAGCCGACGGCCGCCGCGCGCTCGCATTGGCGACGGGCATTCTTGATCGCATCGAGGCTCATCGGCAGTTCCTCGATGTCTAGGGAGATACAAGTTCGCATTTCACCGCAGCGATCGCTCAGATGAACGCACCGACCGAGATAACAGAATTTCTCACAACACGCATTGATGCCGGCGACTTTCCTTCGGCGGTGTTCCTAGTTGGCGAGCACGGCTCGATCCGTTTTCACGACGCGATAGGTAATGCAGTCGTCGAGCCTGAGATCATCTCGGCA from Chloracidobacterium sp. includes these protein-coding regions:
- a CDS encoding glycosyltransferase family 39 protein, which codes for MAEITKPAAASDNAVPRLAWIAVSLAGVAAYFLGLGLPFLGPDEPRYAQVAREMFERGDVITPTLGGFNWFEKPILLYWLEFLSYTFFGVSEWAARLGPAIFGVATVACLYFVGKTAGSGAAKWFALLGASTIGIVAFSHGASFDIIVTFPITAALAAYYIYETSSRKDGVERVGFLAAFYFFVGVGLLAKGLIGAVFPGAIVAAYHIAIRRMPSRNAWFSTIWGTLLALCAAAVWYGPMFYRHGYEFFNEFIIQHHFQRFSSNKYQHPQPFIFFWWILPLLTLPWLPLLAASIISRIKAWRTREAFENSDLFTFAGIWLLIPLIFFSFSGSKLPGYILPSVPAAVILSSLFLARQGKIGKAGFRAVYVTALATLAAAACLLVLFMPSFANTDSVKGLLTAANERGFDGEKVVGMYTVSHSAEFYAAGRLVRDTDGKQRRIYSAAEIAAAMGDERVSAVLVIIPLKHLQQLTASPLVHSEVIADNTELAIVQVTKP
- a CDS encoding Gfo/Idh/MocA family oxidoreductase gives rise to the protein MPENDKLRLAAIGTGSLGRHHARNYAELAAENEIEFIGICDTAPATARVISEKYGCVSFADPRQLFDKVDAVSIATPTETHCDIACSFLERGIHVLVEKPMAITTDEADKMTAAAATGSAKLMIGHLERYNPAMVALKPHITTPLYFEIHRVSPFPDRSLDVDVVLDVMIHDLDAVQWMVGEDVGVSAISAVGIPVISDKVDAANARIEFANGAVANITSSRVGHEKVRKTRFFQKGSYVVLDYAAKYAAITTLDSDDPHSFAGISIQKLDIADTEPLRAEINDFLACIRNDTAPPISGADGRRALALATGILDRIEAHRQFLDV